In Desulfosediminicola ganghwensis, a single window of DNA contains:
- a CDS encoding pilus assembly PilX family protein, with product MKNKTISIGNPEGFVLVAALLIMLVLTILGIATTTNTSIELQIASNDKVNKKTYFEAEAGAALGTEIIEQSFSCVAGFKETDATNKWADLGGTDIRVYSRDGDYVLYNNARSTSAAALASKIGDPDKADAAYPKSNLKTSGTDDEETGYLYFEAKTMVQIGGALQMTAGYEGKGKSAGQGGVAKVIDVYSQFAGQTESQTTIAMGWRHLVGTEDPSACQY from the coding sequence ATGAAAAATAAGACGATATCGATTGGTAATCCCGAAGGGTTTGTACTCGTTGCTGCGCTGTTGATCATGTTGGTTCTTACAATCCTGGGAATCGCCACTACAACCAACACCTCTATTGAATTACAGATTGCCAGCAACGATAAGGTGAATAAAAAGACATACTTTGAGGCCGAAGCCGGAGCCGCGTTGGGAACGGAAATTATAGAACAATCGTTCAGCTGTGTGGCGGGATTCAAAGAAACTGATGCGACCAATAAATGGGCTGATCTTGGTGGCACAGATATTCGGGTCTATAGCCGGGATGGAGACTATGTGCTCTATAACAACGCTCGGTCCACTAGTGCAGCAGCCCTGGCTAGTAAAATCGGTGATCCGGATAAGGCCGATGCAGCCTATCCCAAAAGCAACCTCAAGACGAGTGGAACTGATGATGAAGAAACCGGTTATCTCTACTTTGAGGCAAAAACAATGGTGCAGATTGGTGGTGCCTTGCAAATGACAGCCGGATATGAAGGCAAAGGTAAGTCGGCCGGCCAGGGTGGAGTGGCGAAAGTGATCGATGTCTACTCCCAGTTTGCTGGCCAGACCGAGAGCCAGACAACTATAGCTATGGGCTGGCGTCATCTGGTGGGTACTGAAGATCCAAGCGCATGTCAGTACTAG
- a CDS encoding PilW family protein: protein MNRRSRERGFTLVELLIAMAVGLMVMMAVFQIYAKQQDVYEAQLDVTEMQQNIRAAMKLLARDIRMAGYNGAELSTIGEGTGKIVQIKPDLIYFTIDRNEDGDVSDTDEHIAYDLKEDNGVLALRRTAANGTIDTEDKGSGHWEVKSGSGPVIVAERIEKIEFMYLDEDEKETSDEDLVKTVVVSIIARAEEPDSSFKNSFIYNPASNLAAYNKGTLSGDKWQFNDNYRRRFKIMTVDCRNLRL from the coding sequence ATGAACAGAAGATCAAGAGAAAGAGGTTTCACCCTTGTAGAACTCCTTATCGCGATGGCTGTCGGCTTAATGGTTATGATGGCCGTTTTTCAAATTTACGCCAAACAGCAGGATGTATACGAAGCCCAGCTCGATGTCACTGAGATGCAGCAAAATATCCGTGCGGCAATGAAACTGCTGGCCCGTGATATACGAATGGCTGGCTATAACGGTGCTGAGCTGAGCACCATAGGAGAAGGCACTGGTAAGATCGTCCAGATTAAACCTGACCTTATCTATTTCACCATCGATCGAAATGAGGATGGTGACGTTTCAGACACAGACGAACATATCGCGTACGACCTCAAAGAAGACAATGGTGTTTTAGCTCTACGTCGTACTGCTGCTAATGGCACGATTGATACCGAAGATAAGGGAAGCGGTCACTGGGAAGTTAAAAGTGGCAGTGGGCCGGTAATCGTAGCAGAGCGCATCGAGAAGATAGAGTTCATGTACCTTGATGAGGATGAAAAGGAAACATCAGACGAGGATCTGGTAAAAACTGTTGTTGTCTCAATCATTGCCAGAGCGGAAGAACCGGATTCCTCCTTTAAAAATTCATTCATCTATAACCCTGCATCCAATCTTGCCGCCTATAACAAAGGAACATTGTCCGGAGATAAGTGGCAATTTAATGATAATTACCGAAGGCGATTCAAGATTATGACCGTCGATTGCAGAAACCTGAGGTTATAG
- a CDS encoding MlaD family protein, whose amino-acid sequence MLVLTGCLDRSLTFQIRFTELNGLQQGNRVLFQNNHIGEVVKVNYTDTGDYLVTVTISPDFTNATTKDSTFHIGIDSDAPPARAVFVEQAKPGGDLLKKGAIVSGTQKAGYFDDLIKDLTEKAETAETEFRKSLKDWEESLSTQSQELNQSLNKTLEELSRQFGSIKDEVQNVPNREEVKELEKNIQEFVEDFNNAQKDVQDKLKNEVIPQLKMELEKLREQLKREGREEELEKIDEEMNEGIAI is encoded by the coding sequence ATGCTCGTGCTTACAGGATGCCTCGATCGCTCTCTTACCTTCCAGATCCGCTTCACAGAGTTGAACGGCCTACAACAGGGAAACCGTGTCCTGTTTCAGAACAACCACATCGGCGAGGTGGTCAAGGTCAACTACACTGATACAGGAGATTACCTGGTCACCGTTACAATTTCACCCGACTTTACCAATGCCACCACCAAGGACTCCACATTTCATATCGGTATCGACTCAGACGCACCGCCCGCCAGAGCAGTATTTGTTGAACAGGCCAAACCAGGAGGAGATCTCCTTAAAAAAGGTGCCATAGTCTCAGGTACCCAAAAAGCCGGTTACTTTGATGACCTGATTAAAGATCTGACTGAAAAGGCAGAAACTGCTGAAACAGAATTCAGAAAATCACTCAAGGATTGGGAAGAATCATTGAGCACTCAATCCCAGGAGCTCAACCAAAGCTTAAATAAAACACTTGAAGAACTCTCCAGACAGTTTGGTTCAATCAAGGACGAAGTACAAAATGTGCCCAACCGCGAAGAAGTGAAAGAGCTTGAAAAGAACATCCAGGAGTTCGTAGAGGATTTCAATAACGCTCAAAAAGATGTTCAGGATAAACTGAAAAACGAGGTCATCCCCCAGCTGAAAATGGAACTCGAAAAATTGCGGGAGCAATTGAAAAGAGAAGGAAGGGAGGAAGAGCTTGAAAAAATAGACGAGGAGATGAATGAGGGCATTGCAATTTAG
- a CDS encoding pilus assembly protein — translation MKRQEMKVLIIGLFGLILCSFTSPVFAAVCGEGTGEPPFLASGSDANLLILIDNSGSMLDMAYVDNQTYTGTDYKGDTISYETSCLDKSYLLEDDGSLDTAKSYAGYFEEDTLYKWSEVIPWQTGTIYASDTYVTSKGVLYQATCSPVAPATACTSAGTSLENDTGLIWTEVDLTSVEEWSNSQNWAQNSLVSYDGMLFLSNGAAASSTNGSNSLYEDTDASGNLLWDKIEGYFEEVGDASDSGVDACPSASYKAESAWNDDGTSKTRKDLQITYDDTKAPTAVTCFGASGKLLNWASASKIDIQKKILTGGKLSTGAEATTDDDRLVSEHRGCSGRGFTKEITVTPTTGGVSQQLVFKIRGGADDVDKLGENDFTTRIEIVGMSAGGINYADCARYLEELQNSSPQLPVLKNSMEGCMYGTQDVSESANIYHSSIHDCWKINKGEEPPHAGNLATHCEAVYQQGNTGYPDKDPWKITPWDPEYICYGQWDSVNPPDPAAPNWTGTGYVGRCWEDWPISSGGGVCEQKTCDCDDGSWASKSNWDEGECYQNFNSVGNLCSNGLQYECDNDTSVDTSKNNPGCGGGGKFEAVSVLSDNTTLCDSNASGWTQNECYDDINGTCWGEVSAGWGSQEAKDCIEQAERDYCGDMQMPQVIDPTDLLSYSSGSSETWGIVGALVDAGIYGQMGVENPLLTMKGLIKVSAQPEGIIQRTAQDLRVGAMAFHHNGAATECLNPDPDNSIEEYCPQGNKDGSGVISPIKLGSRLTYDDNNDGLYQSSVDARHVDDLASAINSVQATSWTPLAEAMYNGIGYYTQNTQIRLNNGDFFTDSDVNAGLRVGDYYPAGAYILYSSSLYTTSSGGIAEDSNPGTDSGIVWTQVTGYEGYWTNGTAYDSNDIVQDNGKFYITMGGGTSHLKGEASSLGKSGPLYDSGVDWEFLIDPVISPCQENFVLIITEGASTADVNDDVARFVRGEHGQNSIDIVDGSEGAEDAAVSGQCSNNGLKSSTYLDDLTYYGLNQGAEFSLYPAGNETLPEADYPFTDMEKNSITTYIVTAGTPRDTGSTDECNPTVLISDAAENGGTDDVLQGENPAMLEESLLAVFNELRQRASAGSAASVISTARGGEGAIYQAMFWPELVRGETSVEWAGDVHGLFLDDNGYMYEDTNDDRTLRPSEDLNNNRVLDDGEDLNKNGVLDLGDKRVIIFYDESVGEQKSRVCWNSSINDPNIGYCNDAGDLEEVHFLWSANQWLSDYPAIGSIDVLNTRENRDTSTFISAADRHRYIFTWQDDGDGLVESGEVVDFEDSGVTDAPDWTNWTDEFGVASSNELDWMIRWLRGEDFAGKDFDNDGIIDYITRNRDSLLIDPDNPENSYGITWRLGDIIHSTPVTVTSPLEGFHLIYDDVSYAKFVTRWANRRHVVYFGANDGMLHAVNAGFYKSDERKFYLGYDTSTNVNGSRYHDNGPRLGTELWSYVPYNLLPHLSCLTNPEYKHKYFVDQRPRAFDVQIFEEEPACGTNGYADEGCIHPEGWGTILVGGMRFGGSPVYIDGKRFASSYFILDITNPEAPPVLLGELTTTTDPSVVDLGYSTVVPGMAVMKDQSANVNEWYLILGSGPNGPSDPLDEDYAQQGESMTGTKISILPLDWLVDTSAAPGKRPLRIPSGQPTSIEPAGTYQPSGAQVRSFVTGITVVDYDFGNVSGDIMSDVVYFSSVEGERDSAGRWGFSAYSDGSTYWSGGGHMYRLVMNGSGHMVGKTGGETYSTPDDWDVNILLNMGSDSNYNIGGGNIRSQVPGHLLQPITAEASVGTDGYNYWVYFGTGRYIDALDKTDKEQQSYYGIKEPMVIEADPNSGVNRRKLTWDEVRLDGDPTYGNGNKGLFQVDEILVHLSDQMDTSVLTCRDNSDVPAGGPINNLDCLENDTGTPFYSLIDDNAYLDKLDRYIGGTGYCVSNICTPLPTCSGTDYTDRNYKNNCTDGWYRNIWPYNNGERNIGQATLMGGLVSFSTHKPSSGICQAEGSSDLFEIYYRTGTSWYQNVFGDEGVDSNGNVVNKISLGRGVVTTPNLHVGIGKGDGDGPRAFVQTSTGEIKEIQQDNLPVSGYESGLGDWKEYIE, via the coding sequence ATGAAACGGCAAGAAATGAAAGTTCTGATTATTGGTCTCTTCGGGTTGATACTGTGCAGTTTTACGTCGCCTGTTTTTGCGGCGGTTTGTGGTGAGGGCACGGGGGAACCACCGTTTCTTGCATCGGGGTCTGATGCGAATTTACTGATCCTTATAGATAATTCCGGTTCCATGCTGGATATGGCCTATGTTGATAATCAGACCTACACGGGGACTGATTATAAAGGAGATACCATCTCCTATGAAACGAGTTGTCTTGATAAGTCATATCTGCTTGAAGATGATGGCAGTCTCGATACTGCAAAATCGTATGCCGGGTATTTTGAAGAAGATACTTTGTATAAATGGAGTGAGGTAATTCCCTGGCAGACCGGTACAATCTATGCCTCAGATACATATGTGACCAGCAAGGGTGTTCTCTACCAGGCAACCTGTAGCCCGGTTGCTCCGGCTACTGCCTGTACTTCAGCCGGCACGTCTCTTGAAAATGATACGGGGCTTATCTGGACGGAAGTAGACCTGACTTCTGTTGAAGAGTGGTCGAACAGCCAAAACTGGGCGCAAAATTCCCTGGTCAGCTACGATGGGATGCTATTTTTGAGTAATGGTGCTGCTGCTTCCTCAACCAATGGTTCAAATTCGCTCTATGAAGATACCGATGCTTCAGGCAATCTCCTTTGGGATAAAATCGAAGGCTATTTTGAGGAAGTTGGTGATGCCTCAGATAGCGGTGTCGATGCATGTCCCAGTGCATCCTATAAAGCCGAGAGCGCCTGGAATGATGACGGAACGAGTAAGACACGGAAAGACCTGCAGATTACCTATGATGATACTAAAGCACCGACAGCAGTAACCTGTTTTGGAGCGAGCGGAAAACTTCTTAACTGGGCATCTGCTTCTAAGATTGATATCCAGAAGAAAATTCTCACAGGCGGAAAACTCTCAACAGGTGCCGAGGCAACAACCGATGATGACCGACTGGTCTCCGAGCATCGTGGTTGTTCAGGGCGGGGTTTTACCAAGGAGATAACGGTGACACCGACTACTGGAGGAGTTTCCCAGCAATTGGTCTTTAAGATTCGTGGTGGCGCCGATGATGTTGATAAATTAGGAGAGAATGATTTTACCACCCGCATCGAGATCGTAGGCATGAGTGCCGGTGGTATTAACTATGCCGATTGTGCAAGGTATCTCGAAGAGTTGCAGAATTCAAGCCCTCAGCTGCCGGTTCTTAAAAACTCAATGGAAGGCTGTATGTATGGTACTCAGGATGTGTCTGAGTCTGCCAACATCTACCACTCGTCCATACATGACTGTTGGAAGATCAATAAAGGTGAAGAACCTCCCCACGCGGGTAACTTGGCAACACATTGCGAGGCGGTCTATCAACAGGGCAATACTGGTTACCCGGATAAAGATCCATGGAAAATTACCCCCTGGGACCCTGAATATATCTGTTATGGCCAGTGGGATAGTGTAAACCCACCTGATCCTGCTGCACCTAATTGGACAGGCACGGGCTATGTCGGTCGTTGCTGGGAGGACTGGCCGATCAGTTCCGGTGGCGGTGTATGTGAACAAAAAACATGTGATTGCGACGATGGATCATGGGCATCGAAAAGTAATTGGGATGAAGGTGAATGTTATCAGAACTTCAATAGTGTTGGCAACCTGTGTAGTAATGGTCTGCAATATGAGTGTGATAACGATACATCGGTAGATACCTCAAAAAACAATCCAGGTTGTGGAGGCGGGGGAAAATTTGAAGCTGTAAGTGTACTCTCTGATAACACAACTTTGTGCGATTCGAATGCCAGCGGCTGGACGCAAAACGAGTGTTATGATGATATCAATGGAACCTGTTGGGGAGAGGTTAGTGCTGGCTGGGGATCTCAGGAGGCCAAGGACTGTATCGAGCAGGCTGAAAGAGACTACTGTGGCGATATGCAGATGCCGCAGGTTATCGACCCAACCGATTTGCTGTCATATTCCAGTGGCAGTTCAGAAACCTGGGGAATTGTCGGTGCATTGGTTGACGCGGGCATTTATGGCCAGATGGGAGTGGAAAATCCACTACTCACCATGAAGGGGCTCATAAAGGTTTCCGCACAGCCTGAAGGTATTATTCAGCGTACAGCTCAGGATCTTCGTGTTGGTGCAATGGCATTTCATCACAATGGAGCCGCCACAGAGTGTTTGAACCCTGATCCTGATAACTCCATTGAAGAGTATTGCCCCCAGGGGAATAAAGATGGTTCCGGAGTAATTTCGCCGATAAAACTGGGAAGCAGACTGACCTATGATGATAATAACGATGGCCTGTATCAGAGTTCCGTTGATGCGCGCCATGTGGATGACCTGGCGTCCGCTATCAACAGTGTTCAGGCCACCTCATGGACACCTCTGGCAGAGGCAATGTATAACGGCATCGGCTATTACACCCAGAATACCCAGATTCGATTGAATAATGGCGATTTCTTCACCGATAGTGATGTCAATGCCGGCTTGAGGGTTGGAGACTATTATCCGGCCGGGGCATATATTTTATACAGCTCAAGTCTGTATACCACCTCAAGCGGTGGTATTGCCGAAGACAGTAATCCCGGTACTGACAGTGGAATAGTCTGGACGCAGGTCACTGGTTATGAGGGGTACTGGACCAATGGTACTGCGTATGACTCAAATGATATTGTGCAGGATAACGGTAAATTCTATATCACAATGGGTGGCGGAACGAGCCATTTGAAAGGAGAAGCTTCAAGTTTAGGAAAGAGCGGCCCTCTCTACGATTCGGGAGTAGACTGGGAGTTTCTCATCGATCCCGTAATCAGCCCGTGCCAGGAGAATTTTGTACTTATCATCACCGAAGGCGCATCCACCGCAGATGTCAATGATGATGTTGCCAGATTTGTTCGCGGAGAGCATGGCCAGAATTCCATTGATATAGTTGATGGAAGTGAAGGTGCAGAAGACGCTGCCGTCTCAGGCCAATGTAGTAACAATGGCCTGAAATCTTCAACCTATCTTGATGACCTGACCTACTATGGTCTGAACCAGGGGGCGGAATTTTCACTCTACCCGGCTGGTAATGAAACCTTGCCGGAAGCAGATTACCCGTTTACCGATATGGAGAAAAACTCCATTACCACCTATATCGTTACGGCCGGAACTCCAAGGGATACAGGCAGTACAGATGAATGTAATCCGACAGTTCTTATTTCAGATGCAGCTGAAAATGGTGGCACAGATGATGTGCTGCAAGGTGAGAATCCAGCCATGCTTGAGGAAAGTCTGTTGGCAGTTTTCAACGAGCTTCGTCAGAGGGCATCTGCAGGTTCTGCGGCGTCGGTAATCTCGACGGCTCGAGGTGGTGAGGGTGCTATCTATCAGGCGATGTTCTGGCCCGAGTTGGTTCGCGGAGAGACTTCCGTAGAATGGGCGGGTGATGTGCATGGTTTGTTTCTCGATGATAACGGCTATATGTATGAGGATACAAATGATGACCGTACACTCAGGCCGTCAGAGGATCTGAACAATAACCGAGTACTCGATGATGGTGAGGATCTCAACAAAAATGGTGTTCTCGATTTAGGGGACAAGCGGGTCATTATTTTCTATGACGAATCGGTAGGGGAACAGAAATCGAGGGTTTGTTGGAACAGCTCGATCAATGATCCTAATATCGGCTACTGTAACGATGCAGGTGACCTGGAAGAGGTGCATTTTTTATGGTCTGCCAATCAGTGGTTATCTGATTACCCGGCAATAGGCTCAATCGATGTATTGAACACCCGGGAAAACAGGGATACGAGTACCTTTATCTCAGCCGCAGACAGACATCGTTATATTTTTACCTGGCAGGATGATGGTGATGGTCTGGTTGAGTCAGGTGAGGTTGTCGATTTTGAAGATAGCGGTGTGACGGATGCGCCTGACTGGACTAATTGGACCGATGAATTCGGAGTTGCAAGTAGTAATGAGCTGGATTGGATGATCCGTTGGTTGCGAGGTGAAGATTTTGCAGGTAAGGATTTTGATAATGACGGCATTATTGATTACATCACACGTAACAGGGATTCTCTGCTGATTGACCCTGATAATCCTGAGAATAGCTATGGTATTACCTGGCGATTGGGGGATATCATTCACTCAACTCCGGTTACGGTGACTTCTCCCCTTGAAGGATTCCACCTCATTTACGACGATGTTTCATACGCCAAGTTCGTGACCCGATGGGCGAATCGCCGTCATGTGGTATATTTCGGCGCTAACGATGGCATGCTGCATGCGGTAAATGCGGGATTCTATAAATCGGACGAGCGAAAATTCTATCTTGGTTACGATACCAGTACGAATGTAAACGGCTCAAGATATCACGACAACGGGCCACGGCTGGGAACAGAATTGTGGTCGTATGTGCCGTACAATTTGTTGCCGCATCTTTCGTGCCTCACAAACCCTGAGTACAAGCATAAATATTTCGTCGATCAGAGGCCACGGGCTTTTGATGTGCAGATTTTTGAAGAGGAGCCTGCTTGCGGTACCAATGGCTATGCTGATGAAGGGTGTATTCATCCAGAAGGTTGGGGCACAATCCTTGTTGGCGGCATGCGATTTGGCGGATCCCCTGTTTATATAGACGGCAAGCGATTTGCCTCATCCTACTTTATTTTAGACATTACCAATCCTGAGGCACCGCCTGTCTTGCTTGGTGAATTGACTACGACTACTGACCCAAGTGTAGTTGATCTCGGCTACTCAACAGTCGTTCCCGGAATGGCTGTAATGAAAGATCAGAGCGCTAATGTGAATGAATGGTATCTCATACTTGGTAGTGGCCCCAATGGCCCCTCTGATCCCCTTGATGAGGATTACGCCCAGCAGGGCGAAAGTATGACCGGCACAAAAATCAGTATTCTCCCTCTTGACTGGCTGGTGGATACCAGCGCTGCGCCTGGTAAACGGCCTTTACGTATACCAAGTGGCCAGCCTACGTCCATTGAACCGGCGGGAACCTATCAGCCAAGCGGGGCACAGGTGCGATCGTTTGTCACCGGCATAACTGTAGTTGATTACGATTTCGGCAACGTGAGTGGAGACATAATGTCGGATGTCGTTTATTTCAGCAGCGTGGAAGGGGAGAGAGATTCAGCAGGGCGCTGGGGATTCAGCGCCTACTCTGATGGCTCAACGTACTGGAGTGGTGGTGGGCATATGTATCGCCTTGTCATGAACGGTAGTGGTCATATGGTTGGTAAAACCGGTGGAGAAACTTATTCGACCCCTGACGATTGGGATGTGAATATCCTCCTGAATATGGGAAGTGATTCAAATTATAATATTGGTGGCGGAAATATTCGGTCACAAGTACCCGGTCATCTCTTGCAACCGATTACAGCTGAAGCAAGTGTTGGTACTGATGGTTATAACTACTGGGTTTATTTTGGTACCGGGCGCTACATTGATGCATTGGATAAAACAGATAAAGAACAGCAGAGTTATTATGGCATTAAAGAGCCGATGGTAATAGAGGCTGACCCGAACAGTGGTGTAAACAGGCGAAAACTTACCTGGGATGAAGTTCGGTTGGATGGGGATCCAACCTATGGTAATGGCAATAAAGGACTTTTCCAGGTGGATGAAATTCTGGTACACCTAAGCGACCAGATGGATACGTCTGTGTTGACTTGTCGTGATAACAGCGATGTCCCGGCCGGTGGGCCGATAAATAATCTTGATTGTCTGGAAAACGATACTGGAACACCATTTTACAGTTTGATTGATGATAATGCGTATCTGGATAAGTTGGACAGGTATATAGGTGGAACCGGTTATTGCGTATCGAATATCTGTACCCCACTGCCAACGTGTTCGGGAACTGACTATACAGATAGAAATTATAAAAATAACTGTACAGACGGATGGTATAGAAACATCTGGCCATATAACAACGGAGAAAGGAATATCGGCCAGGCAACATTGATGGGAGGTTTGGTAAGCTTTTCAACCCACAAACCAAGCAGTGGCATCTGTCAGGCTGAGGGGAGTTCAGATTTGTTCGAGATCTACTACCGAACAGGAACTTCCTGGTATCAGAATGTCTTCGGGGATGAAGGTGTAGATAGCAATGGCAATGTGGTCAACAAGATCAGCCTTGGCCGTGGTGTGGTAACTACTCCCAACCTGCATGTCGGTATAGGTAAAGGCGACGGTGACGGACCGCGTGCTTTCGTCCAGACCAGTACCGGAGAGATTAAAGAAATCCAGCAGGATAATCTGCCGGTAAGCGGTTATGAAAGTGGGCTTGGAGACTGGAAAGAATATATCGAATAA
- a CDS encoding GspH/FimT family pseudopilin, with the protein MKKYYGEAQIKSCCGFTLIEILVVVSVITILCGISFSALGKWVPNYRLKATTQEIYASFQKARVYAVKTNRTVYFTFNVDPSCTGSSSYSFEDSAGNIVAGGSMADGICILNSSFANKDETNESGFDPMGLSGGAIGKIELGHTKISRTRELSQSSAGSIQIN; encoded by the coding sequence GTGAAGAAATATTATGGTGAGGCCCAAATAAAGAGCTGTTGCGGCTTTACTCTTATAGAAATTTTAGTTGTGGTATCTGTTATCACAATTCTCTGCGGAATTTCTTTTTCTGCTTTAGGTAAATGGGTTCCCAATTATCGTTTAAAGGCAACCACCCAGGAGATATATGCATCTTTTCAAAAAGCCAGGGTGTATGCCGTAAAGACAAATAGAACGGTTTACTTCACTTTTAATGTAGATCCTTCCTGTACAGGTAGTTCAAGTTACTCATTTGAGGATTCTGCGGGCAACATTGTTGCTGGCGGAAGTATGGCTGATGGTATTTGTATTCTGAATTCTTCTTTTGCCAATAAGGATGAGACAAATGAGAGTGGATTTGACCCAATGGGCCTGTCTGGAGGAGCAATTGGCAAAATCGAGCTTGGCCATACGAAAATAAGCAGAACACGAGAGTTGAGTCAGAGTTCTGCAGGCTCAATCCAAATTAATTAG
- a CDS encoding type IV pilus modification PilV family protein, producing MRLRDTSGFTLIEVLIAIVVFGVGILSLVSMQVAGIKGNAKAERITVASDWGSDQIEQLFSLEYDDPDLVDDNSITNTAINADSTAGLNSFTDTTADGKRVSPDGYFTIYWNVAENVALPNTKTIRVLVVRAVNGGTRTVTMNYLKAKYL from the coding sequence ATGAGATTAAGAGATACAAGTGGTTTTACCCTTATTGAAGTCCTTATTGCCATTGTTGTTTTTGGTGTGGGAATTTTATCTTTGGTGTCAATGCAGGTTGCCGGCATCAAGGGCAATGCAAAGGCAGAAAGAATAACCGTGGCCTCGGATTGGGGATCTGACCAGATTGAGCAACTCTTCTCCCTGGAGTATGACGATCCCGATCTGGTGGATGACAACAGCATCACCAATACCGCCATAAACGCAGATTCTACGGCAGGTCTTAATAGTTTTACCGACACTACAGCCGATGGTAAGAGAGTTTCCCCCGACGGGTATTTCACAATTTACTGGAATGTAGCAGAGAACGTGGCACTGCCGAATACAAAAACCATTCGCGTGTTGGTTGTGCGTGCGGTGAATGGTGGGACCAGGACGGTAACGATGAATTATCTCAAAGCTAAATATCTATAA